In Bubalus bubalis isolate 160015118507 breed Murrah chromosome 3, NDDB_SH_1, whole genome shotgun sequence, a genomic segment contains:
- the PPP2R2A gene encoding serine/threonine-protein phosphatase 2A 55 kDa regulatory subunit B alpha isoform isoform X3 translates to MATLQSDIISTVEFNHSGELLATGDKGGRVVIFQQEQENKIQSHSRGEYNVYSTFQSHEPEFDYLKSLEIEEKINKIRWLPQKNAAQFLLSTNDKTIKLWKISERDKRPEGYNLKEEDGRYRDPTTVTTLRVPVFRPMDLMVEASPRRIFANAHTYHINSISINSDYETYLSADDLRINLWHLEITDRSFNIVDIKPANMEELTEVITAAEFHPNSCNTFVYSSSKGTIRLCDMRASALCDRHSKLFEEPEDPSNRSFFSEIISSISDVKFSHSGRYMMTRDYLSVKIWDLNMENRPVETYQVHEYLRSKLCSLYENDCIFDKFECCWNGSDSVVMTGSYNNFFRMFDRNTKRDITLEASRENNKPRTVLKPRKVCASGKRKKDEISVDSLDFNKKILHTAWHPKENIIAVATTNNLYIFQDKVN, encoded by the exons aaCAAAATCCAGTCTCATAGCAGAGGAGAATATAATGTTTACAGCACCTTTCAGAGCCATGAACCAGAGTTTGACTACTTGAAAAgtttagaaatagaagaaaagatcaacaaaattaggTGGTTACCCCAGAAAAATGCTGCTCAGTTTTTATTGTCTACCAATG ataAAACAATAAAGTTATGGAAAATCAGTGAAAGGGACAAAAGACCAGAAGGGTATAACTTGAAAGAGGAAGATGGAAGGTATAGAGATCCTACTACAGTTACTACACTACGT GTGCCAGTCTTTCGGCCCATGGATCTAATGGTTGAGGCCAGTCCACGAAGAATATTTGCCAATGCTCATACATATCACATCAACTCAATTTCTATTAATAGTGATTATGAAACATATTTATCTGCAGATGATTTGCGGATTAATCTTTGGCATCTGGAAATAACAGACAGGAGTTTTA ATATTGTGGATATCAAGCCTGCCAATATGGAAGAGCTGACAGAGGTGATTACAGCTGCAGAATTCCATCCCAACAGCTGTAACACATTTGTATACAGCAGCAGTAAAGGAACCATTCGGTTATGTGACATGAGGGCATCCGCCCTCTGTGATAGGCATTCTAAAC tGTTTGAAGAACCTGAAGATCCCAGTAACaggtcttttttttctgaaatcatcTCTTCAATTTCTGATGTAAAATTCAGCCATAGTGGTCGATATATGATGACTAGAGACTATTTGTCAGTCAAAATTTGGGACTTAAATATGGAAAACAGGCCTGTGGAAACATACCAG gtGCATGAATACCTCAGAAGTAAACTTTGTTCACTGTATGAAAATGACTGCATATTTGACAAATTTGAATGTTGTTGGAATGGATCTGACAG TGTTGTCATGACTGGATCTTACAATAATTTCTTCAGAATGTTTGACCGGAACACAAAGCGAGACATAACCCTGGAAGCATCACGAGAAAACAATAAACCTCGCACGGTTCTGAAGCCACGCAAAGTGTGTGCAAGTGGCAAGCGAAAGAAAGATGAAATCAGTGTCGACAGCCTAGACTTCAACAAGAAAATACTTCACACAGCCTGGCACCCCAAGGAAAATATCATTGCCGTAGCTACTACAAACAATCTGTATATATTTCAAGACAAAGTGAATTAG